One Papaver somniferum cultivar HN1 chromosome 10, ASM357369v1, whole genome shotgun sequence genomic window carries:
- the LOC113318973 gene encoding transcription factor-like protein DPB, producing the protein MVIKAAANQENWGKNQGMFMNGGGCSSVSGGGAAPATGGGGKSMSTSGSVGSSPSSKTLNRLHHLDIQAAAADDAGSPGAVSGKKKKRAPAVGGGYNKAGGGRGLRQFSVKVCEKVEAKGRTTYNEVADELVAEFSTTGTDNPQNFEEKNIRRRVYDALNVLMAMDIITKDENKEIIWRGLPRPGAGDELKAERLGLRNRIASKAAHLQELEEQFAGLQNLIQRNEQLCCSGNAAAATKGGVPLPFILVQTRPHATVEVEISEDMQLVHFDFNNTPFELHDDSFVLKSMGLCDNSPTKNDICTQESASNGGEGSNIGTSRTPQVNRQIPPVARNANITMPSMNRCNFQ; encoded by the coding sequence ATGGTGATTAAAGCGGCAGCGAATcaagaaaattgggggaaaaatcAAGGGATGTTTATGAATGGAGGAGGCTGTTCATCTGTATCCGGTGGTGGCGCCGCTCCTGCAACTGGTGGAGGTGGGAAATCAATGTCAACAAGTGGAAGCGTGGGTTCTTCTCCATCCAGTAAAACCCTGAATAGGTTACATCATCTTGATattcaagctgctgctgctgatgatgcgGGATCTCCAGGCGCTGTttcggggaagaagaagaaaagagcacCGGCAGTAGGAGGAGGCTATAATAAggctggtggtggtagaggacTGCGTCAATTTAGCGTCAAAGTGTGCGAGAAAGTGGAGGCCAAAGGCAGAACTACTTACAATGAGGTTGCGGATGAGCTTGTAGCTGAATTCTCAACAACAGGAACTGACAATCCACAAAATTTTGAAGAGAAAAATATACGACGGAGAGTGTATGATGCACTGAATGTTCTTATGGCAATGGATATCATTACTAAAGATGAAAACAAAGAGATAATATGGAGGGGACTGCCTCGCCCTGGTGCTGGTGATGAGCTTAAGGCTGAGCGGCTTGGTCTGAGAAACAGAATTGCGAGCAAGGCTGCACATTTGCAAGAACTTGAGGAGCAGTTTGCAGGTCTTCAGAATTTGATACAGCGGAATGAGCAATTGTGTTGTTCAGGGaatgctgctgctgcaactaaaGGGGGTGTGCCGTTGCCTTTTATTCTGGTGCAGACGCGTCCACATGCTACAGTTGAGGTGGAGATTTCAGAGGATATGCAATTGGTGCATTTCGATTTCAATAATACGCCTTTTGAGCTACATGATGATAGCTTTGTTCTTAAATCGATGGGATTATGCGACAATTCTCCGACAAAGaatgatatttgcacccaagaatCTGCTTCCAACGGAGGTGAAGGTTCCAATATTGGCACATCTAGAACGCCACAGGTAAACCGCCAAATTCCCCCTGTTGCCAGGAATGCTAATATAACCATGCCTAGCATGAACAGATGTAATTTCCAGTAA
- the LOC113316740 gene encoding MDIS1-interacting receptor like kinase 2-like — translation MFLRVVSVTFFVLVLQFVSSYHVVVFASSSIFPLSHKKQLQVVVEEEVDALLKWKSTLINHSHSLLPSWKRNSTTSPCKWYGITCNNQGSVVELNLTTLGLQGTLHSFNFSSFSNFVSLDLSGNKLFGTIPSQINNLPKLITHLNLSLNTISGHIPPDIGSLRSLQYLDLSQNQISGSIPQEIGNLHFLTFLGLYMNNLTGLIPTSVCDLTNMTVLSIYENQISGVIPRDVGRLRSLTLLELSTNYINGSIPISLTNLTRLEYLSVSENQLSGTIPRDIGRLPYLTSLSLSKNNLNGSIPASLTNLSRLTTLYLYDNQFSGIIPQDIGRLRSLTSLDWSENSITGQIPTSISNLTNLTYLSLFENQLTGSLPIGINNLTRLQTLYLSDNKFSGYLPQNLCQSGKLEYFVAFNNHFRGPIPRSLRNCTSLKILELKNNELVDNITEAFHVYPHLEGFVVRNNMLYGELSKNWGNCQNLTYLSFGGNNITGRIPSELGKLKILSELYLDSNKLVGEIPRELLKLSSLIELDLSNNHLSSRLCFANGMLSNVQYLDLSANKLSGSIPKQLGECSKLLSLNLSTNNFNESVPPQIGNLDSIQILLDLSYNELSGELPSSLGKLSKLETLNLSHNKICGSIPSSFDQMLSLTTVNISSNEFTGPIPNIKAFKEAPFAALKNNKGLCGNNSRGLKPCNSSVLFERKRAKHKILLVILLPLFGSLFLSFIISAILFLFRKRSIRNVTPIDKARANNTTRNLFSIWNYDGKIVFEDIIEATEDFNTKFCIGTGGYGSVYKAELSRGQVVAVKKLHSSSYEDSEMFDLKSFESEVHALTEVRHRNIVKLFGFCSSFERRISFLVYEFVERGNLKNILCSRERSVKFSWIKRVKFIKGTADALAYLHHDCVPPIVHRDISSNNILLNFEYDARVSDFGTARSLKPGSSNWTSLAGTYGYVAPELAYTMKVTEKCDVYSFGVIILEVLMGRHPSEIITLLSQILLSFSSSSKAGQNVRLRDILDQCIGAPPEVLQNEIMCIVKVGFSCLRGDPLTRPTMEKVSAELSSYAQSNASLLKSFETITLADLLM, via the exons GTAAGTGGTATGGAATCACTTGTAACAACCAAGGAAGTGTTGTGGAATTGAATTTAACAACCTTGGGCTTACAAGGTACGCTTCATAGTTTCAACTTCTCATCTTTCTCAAACTTTGTTAGTCTTGATTTGAGCGGAAACAAACTATTCGGAACCATTCCTTCCCAAATTAATAATCTTCCAAAACTAATTACCCATCTTAATCTTTCCTTAAATACAATTTCTGGGCATATTCCACCAGATATAGGTTCTCTCAGAAGCTTGCAATATCTAGACCTTTCTCAAAACCAAATTAGTGGATCCATCCCTCAAGAAATTGGTAACTTGCACTTTCTCACTTTTCTAGGGTTGTACATGAACAATCTAACTGGCTTAATACCTACTTCTGTTTGCGATCTGACTAATATGACCGTTTTATCAATATATGAAAATCAAATCTCCGGTGTCATTCCTCGGGATGTCGGAAGGTTAAGGTCTCTTACCTTGTTAGAATTGTCCACAAACTATATCAATGGTTCAATTCCCATTTCTTTAACAAACTTGACTAGGCTGGAGTATCTTTCCGTTTCCGAAAACCAACTTTCTGGCACCATTCCTCGAGATATAGGAAGGCTACCTTATCTCACAAGCTTGAGTTTGTCCAAGAACAATCTTAATGGTTCAATCCCTGCTTCTTTGACTAATTTGTCTAGACTGACCACTCTGTACTTATATGATAACCAATTCTCTGGCATCATTCCTCAAGATATAGGAAGGCTACGTTCTCTTACAAGCTTGGATTGGTCCGAGAACAGTATCACTGGTCAAATCCCTACTTCAATCTCCAATTTAACCAACTTGACATATTTATCTCTTTTTGAAAACCAATTAACAGGTTCATTACCGATAGGAATTAATAATCTAACACGGTTGCAAACATTGTATTTGAGTGACAACAAGTTTTCTGGTTATTTACCTCAAAATTTATGTCAGAGTGGAAAGCTTGAATATTTTGTGGCATTTAATAACCATTTCAGGGGTCCGATACCAAGAAGCCTTAGAAATTGCACCAGCCTAAAAATACTCGAGCTTAAAAATAACGAACTGGTAGATAACATAACAGAGGCGTTTCACGTGTATCCGCATCTAGAAGGGTTTGTTGTGCGTAACAATATGTTGTATGGTGAGCTCTCAAAAAACTGGGGGAATTGTCAAAATTTGACATACCTATCTTTTGGAGGGAACAATATTACAGGCAGAATACCATCAGAATTGGGAAAGCTaaagattttatcagaactttaTCTCGATTCAAATAAGTTAGTAGGGGAAATCCCCAGGGAGTTGTTGAAACTGTCCTCATTGATCGAGTTAGATTTGAGTAATAATCATCTTTCCAGTAGGCTGTGTTTTGCAAATGGAATGTTATCCAACGTGCAATATCTCGATTTATCAGCAAATAAACTCAGCGGATCAATACCCAAACAACTAGGGGAGTGTTCAAAGTTACTAAGTCTGAATTTGAGCACAAACAATTTTAATGAAAGCGTGCCACCACAGATCGGAAACTTGGATTCAATACAGATTTTGTTAGACCTTAGTTATAATGAGTTGAGTGGAGAGTTACCATCATCTCTCGGAAAACTAAGCAAACTGGAAACACTGAATTTGTCCCACAACAAGATTTGCGGTTCAATTCCATCTTCATTTGATCAAATGCTTAGCTTGACTACTGTAAATATTTCGTCTAATGAGTTCACTGGTCCAATTCCAAACATCAAGGCCTTTAAGGAGGCTCCATTTGCTGCATTAAAGAACAATAAGGGTTTGTGTGGTAATAACTCTAGGGGTTTAAAACCATGTAATTCTTCAGTTTTGTTCGAAAGAAAAAGGGCCAAGCATAAAATTTTGCTTGTAATCCTACTTCCGTTGTTTGGTTCATTGTTTCTTTCATTCATAATCTCCGCCATCTTGTTCCTCTTTCGAAAAAGATCCATAAGGAATGTCACGCCGATAGATAAAGCTAGAGCTAACAATACCACAAGAAATTTATTTTCGATTTGGAATTACGATGGGAAAATAGTGTttgaagacataattgaagcaacagAGGATTTTAATACAAAATTTTGCATTGGAACGGGAGGATATGGGAGTGTTTACAAAGCAGAATTGTCAAGAGGTCAGGTTGTAGCTGTGAAGAAACTCCACTCATCATCATATGAAGATTCTGAGATGTTTGATCTGAAGTCATTTGAAAGTGAAGTTCATGCATTGACAGAAGTCCGACATCGAAACATTGTGAAACTTTTCGGGTTTTGTTCTAGTTTTGAAAGGCGGATCTCATttttggtttatgagttcgtGGAAAGAGGAAATCTAAAAAATATTTTATGTAGTAGGGAAAGGTCTGTGAAGTTCAGTTGGATAAAAAGGGTAAAATTCATCAAAGGAACAGCTGATGCACTTGCTTATTTGCACCATGATTGTGTTCCACCAATAGTTCACAGGGACATTTCTAGCAACAATATTTTGTTGAACTTTGAATACGATGCTCGTGTTTCTGATTTTGGTACGGCGCGATCTTTGAAGCCGGGTTCATCCAATTGGACTTCACTTGCAGGAACCTATGGATATGTTGCTCCAG AGCTCGCATATACAATGAAGGTGACCGAAAAGTGTGATGTTTATAGCTTTGGGGTCATCATATTAGAAGTACTAATGGGAAGGCATCCATCTGAGATCATCACATTGCTCTCGCAAATTCTTCTTTCATTTTCCTCTTCCAGTAAGGCAGGGCAAAACGTGAGGTTGAGAGACATTTTGGACCAATGCATTGGAGCACCACCAGAAGTCCTTCAAAATGAAATAATGTGTATTGTGAAAGTTGGGTTTTCGTGTTTACGTGGTGATCCACTTACTCGGCCAACTATGGAAAAAGTATCAGCAGAGCTATCATCATATGCACAGAGTAACGCATCTTTGCTGAAGTCCTTTGAAACCATTACTTTAGCAGACCTACTCATGTAA